In one Desulfobacterales bacterium genomic region, the following are encoded:
- a CDS encoding type II secretion system protein, producing the protein MNQKQKGFTLIELVVVMFLLSITLFFALPNINNSILSNSKNQFSRWLILNIKALKEKSTAEQNKYILHIAISTGRLWITNETMGEEDKINAARQAYKISNDIKIIDVELMRKGIISSGRVDINFYKGGYSDKAFIHFADEKYDQFTVSVEPFIGKVIFYDGYIQLKD; encoded by the coding sequence ATGAATCAAAAACAAAAAGGTTTTACATTGATTGAACTTGTTGTAGTAATGTTTCTTTTGAGTATTACTCTTTTTTTTGCATTGCCCAACATTAATAACTCTATTTTGTCAAACAGCAAAAATCAATTTAGCAGATGGCTTATTCTTAATATAAAAGCATTAAAAGAAAAATCTACAGCTGAACAGAATAAATATATTTTACATATAGCTATAAGTACAGGAAGGCTTTGGATTACTAATGAAACAATGGGAGAAGAAGATAAGATAAACGCAGCACGTCAAGCATATAAAATTTCCAATGATATAAAAATTATAGATGTGGAACTAATGCGTAAAGGCATAATATCATCTGGCAGAGTAGATATAAATTTTTATAAAGGAGGTTATTCTGATAAGGCATTCATACATTTCGCCGATGAAAAATATGATCAGTTTACCGTCTCGGTAGAGCCTTTTATAGGAAAAGTAATATTTTATGATGGATATATACAACTTAAAGATTAA